One window of Chloroflexota bacterium genomic DNA carries:
- a CDS encoding 4Fe-4S dicluster domain-containing protein: MKGKVLTLDQLLGLDKYVIDEQGHIKVNQALCASCELKPCLTVCPAGVYSLVEDRIIANHENCLECGTCIIACNVGGRTCIEWKNPRGSYGISFRYG; this comes from the coding sequence ATGAAGGGAAAGGTGCTGACCCTGGATCAGCTGCTTGGATTAGACAAGTACGTGATTGACGAACAGGGCCACATCAAGGTGAACCAGGCGCTCTGTGCGTCGTGCGAGCTCAAGCCCTGCCTGACCGTCTGTCCAGCCGGGGTCTACTCGCTGGTAGAGGACAGGATCATAGCCAACCACGAGAATTGCCTTGAATGTGGTACGTGCATAATCGCCTGTAATGTGGGGGGCAGGACCTGCATCGAATGGAAGAATCCCAGGGGTAGCTATGGGATCTCTTTCCGCTACGGTTAA
- the phnD gene encoding phosphate/phosphite/phosphonate ABC transporter substrate-binding protein, translating into MSIVLNKCYRLAGIIFVILLLLALGACAEGQPNKRIRLSAVEPGLSNAPGQPGRLPLRVAIAGVISPKETLRTYNELLAYLGQRLGRPVQLLQRSTYAEINDLVRSGNVDLAFICSQAYVEGNQDFGMELLVAPQVRGQAVYYSYVIVPYDSPAQSLADLRGKTFAFTDPMSNSGRLSPTYMLLQMGETPESFFKKYIFTYSHDNSIVAVAEKLVDGAAVDSLVYDYTLARDPRYSARTRVIAKSPPYGSPPVVVHPALNAQLKAQLRELFLSMHESERGQQILQGLLIDRFVIPDEHAYDTVRMMLMKVRRQGESR; encoded by the coding sequence ATGTCAATTGTGTTAAACAAGTGCTATCGCTTGGCCGGCATCATTTTTGTGATCCTTCTCTTGCTGGCCCTCGGTGCCTGCGCTGAAGGTCAGCCGAATAAGAGAATAAGGCTATCAGCGGTAGAGCCAGGACTATCCAACGCCCCTGGCCAACCGGGTAGGCTGCCCCTGCGGGTGGCCATAGCCGGGGTTATCTCCCCGAAGGAGACCCTGCGTACTTATAACGAGCTATTGGCTTACCTGGGACAGAGATTGGGCCGACCGGTACAGCTGCTCCAGCGTTCGACTTATGCTGAGATCAACGACCTGGTTAGATCCGGAAATGTGGATCTGGCTTTCATTTGCAGTCAGGCCTACGTTGAGGGGAATCAGGACTTCGGGATGGAGCTTCTGGTAGCCCCCCAGGTGCGGGGACAGGCTGTATACTATTCCTATGTCATCGTGCCCTATGATAGTCCGGCCCAAAGTCTGGCTGACCTGCGGGGTAAGACCTTCGCTTTCACCGATCCCATGTCCAACTCCGGCCGTCTATCGCCCACCTACATGCTGCTCCAGATGGGTGAGACGCCCGAATCCTTCTTTAAGAAGTATATCTTCACCTATAGTCATGATAACTCTATCGTAGCCGTGGCTGAAAAGCTGGTGGATGGGGCGGCGGTGGATAGCTTGGTCTATGACTATACCCTCGCCCGTGATCCCCGCTATAGCGCCAGGACGAGGGTTATCGCCAAATCGCCACCCTATGGCAGCCCTCCGGTGGTAGTGCATCCGGCCCTGAATGCTCAGCTTAAGGCCCAATTAAGGGAGTTGTTCCTCTCCATGCATGAGAGCGAGAGGGGACAACAGATCCTGCAAGGCTTACTGATCGATCGCTTCGTGATCCCCGATGAACATGCCTATGATACCGTGCGGATGATGCTCATGAAGGTGAGGCGGCAGGGTGAGAGCAGGTAG
- a CDS encoding FAD-dependent oxidoreductase, with translation MDKFDVVVVGAGPAGSIAAYLLAKEGLQVLLVERGTFPGSKNVSGGLLYSRIVNEIFPNFWEEAPVERAITAHSIVFLGEDSALALHYTDTGAANSPYNAFSVLRAKFDRWLAEKAEQAGATLIPGITVDGLLVEKGRIAGIKAGPDEIPADVVIDAEGAKSLLAKEAGLRGDFNPKDVSLGLKEVIELPEATINERFNCSPGEGAAFTMVGQSSGVEGGGFLYTNKTTLSLGFVAKISSLKDSQLKAHEIIEEYKSHPFISRLVQGGEVVEYSAQTVHRGGVHLIPQLYGDGILLVGSAAGLVLNNVLTLRGMDLAIASGVAAAKTVLAAKEKGDFSRAALSAYEKTLKENVVYRDLETFKQAYPLLENKRLFETYPDMLCSTMKELFSVDTTPRKKAFGVLREKMKGQVSMIEMAKDLVQVARGIGV, from the coding sequence GTGGACAAGTTTGATGTTGTAGTCGTAGGAGCAGGCCCAGCAGGTTCGATAGCTGCTTACCTCTTGGCCAAAGAAGGGCTTCAAGTCCTTCTGGTTGAGAGAGGCACGTTCCCCGGAAGCAAGAACGTGTCGGGGGGCCTCCTCTACTCCAGGATCGTGAACGAGATATTCCCCAACTTCTGGGAAGAAGCCCCTGTGGAGCGGGCTATTACCGCCCACAGCATCGTCTTCCTGGGAGAGGACTCGGCCCTTGCCCTGCATTACACGGACACCGGAGCGGCAAATTCACCATACAACGCCTTCAGCGTGTTGAGAGCTAAGTTTGACCGCTGGCTGGCCGAAAAGGCTGAGCAAGCTGGTGCGACGCTTATTCCAGGAATTACCGTGGACGGGCTGTTGGTCGAGAAGGGGAGGATAGCCGGGATCAAGGCTGGACCTGACGAGATACCCGCAGACGTGGTTATCGACGCAGAGGGCGCCAAGTCTCTCCTGGCCAAAGAGGCTGGACTGCGAGGGGATTTCAACCCCAAGGACGTCTCTTTGGGTCTAAAGGAAGTAATCGAGCTCCCAGAGGCGACCATAAACGAGCGCTTCAACTGCTCCCCTGGTGAGGGAGCCGCCTTCACGATGGTCGGGCAATCGAGCGGGGTGGAGGGGGGAGGCTTCCTCTACACGAACAAGACGACCCTCTCCCTTGGCTTTGTGGCCAAGATCAGCTCGCTCAAAGATAGCCAGCTCAAGGCCCACGAGATCATCGAGGAGTACAAGTCACATCCTTTCATTTCGCGCCTGGTTCAGGGGGGCGAAGTCGTCGAGTACTCTGCCCAAACCGTACACCGGGGCGGTGTTCACCTGATTCCCCAGCTGTATGGGGATGGGATCCTGCTGGTAGGAAGCGCCGCCGGCCTGGTCTTGAACAATGTGCTCACGCTCAGGGGCATGGACCTCGCTATCGCCTCAGGAGTAGCAGCGGCCAAAACCGTGCTGGCCGCCAAGGAGAAGGGAGATTTCTCGCGAGCCGCCCTGTCGGCCTACGAAAAGACGCTCAAGGAGAACGTTGTCTATAGGGATTTGGAAACCTTCAAACAAGCCTATCCTCTTCTCGAGAACAAGCGGCTCTTCGAGACGTACCCGGACATGCTTTGCTCCACGATGAAAGAGCTCTTCTCGGTGGATACCACGCCGAGAAAGAAAGCCTTCGGTGTGCTCAGGGAAAAGATGAAGGGACAGGTTTCTATGATTGAGATGGCCAAAGACCTCGTGCAGGTGGCCAGGGGGATAGGGGTATGA